One Pullulanibacillus sp. KACC 23026 DNA segment encodes these proteins:
- a CDS encoding response regulator transcription factor translates to MSLTMNTRKIKIFLIDDHRLFREGVRRILEMEPNFQVVAEADDGLEMSKIVETEDPDVLIMDINTSGSDGLETIRRLLLDYPDVKILILSIRDEESYVTHALRLGASGYLLKEMNADSLIDAVRVVAGGGAYIHPKVTHTLINDYRRLAKTQESQSVLRNVEYRKPLHILTRRECEVLQLMTDGRNNRSIGEDLYISEKTVKNHVSNILTKMNVEDRTQAVVEAIKKGWVQVR, encoded by the coding sequence ATGAGTCTTACCATGAATACACGTAAAATTAAAATCTTTTTAATAGATGATCATCGGCTTTTCAGAGAAGGTGTGCGTCGAATCCTAGAGATGGAACCTAACTTTCAGGTGGTCGCTGAAGCGGATGATGGGTTAGAAATGAGTAAAATTGTTGAAACAGAAGATCCAGATGTTCTCATTATGGATATAAATACATCAGGTTCAGATGGACTCGAGACCATTCGTCGCTTACTGTTAGACTACCCGGATGTTAAAATTCTCATCTTATCCATCCGTGATGAAGAGTCATATGTGACACATGCGTTGAGGTTGGGAGCTTCAGGTTATTTGCTGAAGGAAATGAATGCGGATTCGCTCATTGATGCCGTGCGTGTTGTAGCCGGTGGCGGGGCTTATATTCATCCGAAAGTGACACATACTCTTATTAATGACTATCGGAGACTTGCCAAAACTCAAGAATCTCAATCTGTCTTGCGAAATGTTGAGTACCGAAAACCGCTCCATATTCTAACGAGACGGGAATGTGAAGTGCTTCAGCTTATGACAGATGGCCGAAATAATCGCAGTATCGGTGAGGACCTGTATATAAGTGAGAAGACGGTGAAAAACCATGTCAGCAACATTCTGACTAAAATGAATGTGGAGGACCGCACACAAGCGGTTGTTGAGGCAATAAAAAAGGGATGGGTCCAAGTTCGTTAA